The following coding sequences lie in one Takifugu rubripes chromosome 8, fTakRub1.2, whole genome shotgun sequence genomic window:
- the ablim2 gene encoding actin-binding LIM protein 2 isoform X2, with translation MPEEKVFQQQAVRGPLEQQKSKQGGGGGGICCQNCGKPCKGEALRVQNKHFHIKCFVCKVCGCELAQGGFFVRQGEYICTLDYQGLYGTRCFSCQDFIEGEVVSALGKTYHPRCFVCSSCKQPFPAGDRVTFNGKECVCQNCTQPLPANSPAPIQAVHNCCGCGKEFKNEQSLVALDKHWHLGCFKCRVCNKVLNAEYISKDGVPYCESDYHAMFGIQCESCQKYITGKVLEAGEKHYHPTCARCARCEQMFAEGEEMYLQGSSIWHPPCRQAAKLEEKSKQVRIQLSDIPEQQATRTSSESITSVPASSASGSPSRVIYAKLGEEMLDYKDLAALPKTKAIYNIDRPDMLSYSPYISYASEERHYAESPQLPLSSTIESPQLLSPAMTEGDGEKSPRQRRPSSPSSNSSLGGYGRYTPSRSPQNYSQQGAFKYPPSGARDSSPLPLYCPGGADGGKYSPAPAVGSAGLSYHLNPTTLTMLQQHNYIPYFRGSESGRSTPSLSTFSDGKSPSSTYVPVPRHFHIPETVVKDNIYRKPPIYRQHASRTSWQDGEDSKRTSWMILKSETDGHAVAEEADPRKSTCSLPTDASQPHFPYSKSASLPGYGRNGIYKAAEMMEDEVDADSHSWGGTREYKIYPYELLAVTHRVKVKLPRDVDRTRLERHLSPGDFQKVFGMTLEQFDRLALWKKNDMKKAARLF, from the exons ATGCCTGAGGAGAAAG TGTTCCAGCAGCAGGCGGTCCGCGGgcctctggagcagcagaagtcCAAgcagggaggaggcggaggaggcaTCTGCTGTCAGAACTGCGGGAAACCCTGCAAAGGCGAGGCGCTGAGGGTCCAGAACAAACACTTCCACATCAAATGCTTCGTCTGCAAAG TTTGTGGATGTGAGCTGGCCCAGGGAGGCTTCTTCGTGCGTCAGGGTGAGTACATCTGCACTCTGGACTACCAGGGCTTGTATGGGACTCGCTGCTTCAGCTGCCAGGACTTCATCGAGGGGGAGGTGGTCTCGGCCCTGGGGAAGACCTACCACCCCCGCTGCTTCGTCTGTTCCTCCTGCAA ACAACCGTTTCCGGCTGGCGACCGAGTGACGTTCAACGGGAAGGAGTGCGTCTGCCAGAATTGCACCCAGCCGCTCCCAGCCAACAGCCCGGCGCCCATCCAGGCCGTGCACA ACTGCTGCGGCTGCGGGAAGGAGTTCAAGAACGAGcagtctctggtggccctggacAAGCACTGGCACCTGGGCTGCTTCAAGTGTCGGGTCTGCAACAAGGTGCTCAATGCCGAGTACATCAGCAA AGATGGAGTTCCGTACTGTGAATCGGACTACCACGCCATGTTTGGCATCCAGTGCGAGAGCTGTCAGAAGTACATCACTGGGAAGGTCCTGGAG GCTGGGGAGAAGCACTACCACCCGACGTGTGCCCGCTGTGCCCGCTGTGAGCAGATGTTTgcagaaggagaggaaatgtACCTTCAAG GATCGTCCATCTGGCATCCTCCATGCAGACAAGCAgccaagctggaggagaagagtaAG CAGGTCCGGATACAGCTCAGTGACATCCCAGAGCAACAG GCGACCCGGACTTCATCTGAGAGCATCACTTCAGTCCCGGCCTCCAGCGCCTCGGGCTCCCCCAGCAGAGTCATCTAC GCCAAACTGGGGGAGGAGATGCTGGACTACAAAGACCTGGCAGCGCTTCCGAAGACCAAGGCCATCTACAACATCGACAGACCCGACATGTTGTCATACTCGCCGTACATCAGCTACGCGTCAGAGGAGCGACACTACGCAGAG TCTCCCCAGCTACCTTTGTCTTCTACAATTGAG TCCCCACAGCTGCTTTCTCCTGCTATGACCGAG GGCGATGGGGAAAAATCCCCGCGTCAGCGGAGGCCGTCCAGCCCCAGTTCCAACAGCTCCCTGGGTGGCTACGGACGCTACACGCCCTCTCGTTCCCCTCAGAATTACAGTCAACAAG GTGCCTTTAAATACCCCCCCAGTGGGGCCAGGGACTCCTCCCCCCTGCCTCTGTACTGCCCTGGTGGGGCTGATGGTGGTAAGTACTCGCCAGCACCAGCAGTGGGCAGTGCAGGCTTGTCTTATCACCTGAACCCCACCACCCTGaccatgctgcagcagcacaactACATCCCGTACTTCAGAG GCAGCGAAAGTGGTCGGAGCACCCCCAGCTTATCCACCTTTTCTGATGGCAAATCCCCCTCCTCTACATATGTGCCCGTTCCCCGCCACTTCCACATACCAG AGACTGTGGTCAAAGATAATATCTATAGAAAACCCCCCATCTACAGACAGCATG CATCTAGAACATCCTGGCAGGATGGGGAGGACAGTAAG AGGACCAGCTGGATGATCCTGAAGAGCGAAACAGACGGACACGCCGTGGCAGAAGAGGCGGACCCTCGTAAATCGACCTGCAGCCTGCCCACGGACGCTTCGCAGCCTC ATTTCCCCTACAGCAAGTCTGCGTCGTTGCCTGGATACGGTCGCAACGGCATCTACAAG GCTGCTGAGATGATGGAAGATGAAGTGGATGCAGACTCCCACAGTTGGGGAGGAACCAGAG AGTACAAG ATCTACCCCTACGAACTCCTGGCGGTCACACATCGGGTCAAAGTGAAGCTTCCCAGAGACGTGGATCGCACCAGGCTGGAG AGACACCTCTCTCCCGGAGACTTCCAGAAGGTTTTTGGCATGACCCTGGAACAGTTTGACCGCCTGGCGCTCTGGAAGAAGAATGACATGAAGAAGGCAGCGCGCCTGTTTTAG
- the ablim2 gene encoding actin-binding LIM protein 2 isoform X4, whose translation MPEEKVFQQQAVRGPLEQQKSKQGGGGGGICCQNCGKPCKGEALRVQNKHFHIKCFVCKVCGCELAQGGFFVRQGEYICTLDYQGLYGTRCFSCQDFIEGEVVSALGKTYHPRCFVCSSCKQPFPAGDRVTFNGKECVCQNCTQPLPANSPAPIQAVHNCCGCGKEFKNEQSLVALDKHWHLGCFKCRVCNKVLNAEYISKDGVPYCESDYHAMFGIQCESCQKYITGKVLEAGEKHYHPTCARCARCEQMFAEGEEMYLQGSSIWHPPCRQAAKLEEKSKKQVRIQLSDIPEQQATRTSSESITSVPASSASGSPSRVIYAKLGEEMLDYKDLAALPKTKAIYNIDRPDMLSYSPYISYASEERHYAESPQLPLSSTIEGDGEKSPRQRRPSSPSSNSSLGGYGRYTPSRSPQNYSQQGAFKYPPSGARDSSPLPLYCPGGADGGKYSPAPAVGSAGLSYHLNPTTLTMLQQHNYIPYFRGSESGRSTPSLSTFSDGKSPSSTYVPVPRHFHIPETVVKDNIYRKPPIYRQHASRTSWQDGEDSKRTSWMILKSETDGHAVAEEADPRKSTCSLPTDASQPHFPYSKSASLPGYGRNGIYKAAEMMEDEVDADSHSWGGTREYKIYPYELLAVTHRVKVKLPRDVDRTRLERHLSPGDFQKVFGMTLEQFDRLALWKKNDMKKAARLF comes from the exons ATGCCTGAGGAGAAAG TGTTCCAGCAGCAGGCGGTCCGCGGgcctctggagcagcagaagtcCAAgcagggaggaggcggaggaggcaTCTGCTGTCAGAACTGCGGGAAACCCTGCAAAGGCGAGGCGCTGAGGGTCCAGAACAAACACTTCCACATCAAATGCTTCGTCTGCAAAG TTTGTGGATGTGAGCTGGCCCAGGGAGGCTTCTTCGTGCGTCAGGGTGAGTACATCTGCACTCTGGACTACCAGGGCTTGTATGGGACTCGCTGCTTCAGCTGCCAGGACTTCATCGAGGGGGAGGTGGTCTCGGCCCTGGGGAAGACCTACCACCCCCGCTGCTTCGTCTGTTCCTCCTGCAA ACAACCGTTTCCGGCTGGCGACCGAGTGACGTTCAACGGGAAGGAGTGCGTCTGCCAGAATTGCACCCAGCCGCTCCCAGCCAACAGCCCGGCGCCCATCCAGGCCGTGCACA ACTGCTGCGGCTGCGGGAAGGAGTTCAAGAACGAGcagtctctggtggccctggacAAGCACTGGCACCTGGGCTGCTTCAAGTGTCGGGTCTGCAACAAGGTGCTCAATGCCGAGTACATCAGCAA AGATGGAGTTCCGTACTGTGAATCGGACTACCACGCCATGTTTGGCATCCAGTGCGAGAGCTGTCAGAAGTACATCACTGGGAAGGTCCTGGAG GCTGGGGAGAAGCACTACCACCCGACGTGTGCCCGCTGTGCCCGCTGTGAGCAGATGTTTgcagaaggagaggaaatgtACCTTCAAG GATCGTCCATCTGGCATCCTCCATGCAGACAAGCAgccaagctggaggagaagagtaAG AAGCAGGTCCGGATACAGCTCAGTGACATCCCAGAGCAACAG GCGACCCGGACTTCATCTGAGAGCATCACTTCAGTCCCGGCCTCCAGCGCCTCGGGCTCCCCCAGCAGAGTCATCTAC GCCAAACTGGGGGAGGAGATGCTGGACTACAAAGACCTGGCAGCGCTTCCGAAGACCAAGGCCATCTACAACATCGACAGACCCGACATGTTGTCATACTCGCCGTACATCAGCTACGCGTCAGAGGAGCGACACTACGCAGAG TCTCCCCAGCTACCTTTGTCTTCTACAATTGAG GGCGATGGGGAAAAATCCCCGCGTCAGCGGAGGCCGTCCAGCCCCAGTTCCAACAGCTCCCTGGGTGGCTACGGACGCTACACGCCCTCTCGTTCCCCTCAGAATTACAGTCAACAAG GTGCCTTTAAATACCCCCCCAGTGGGGCCAGGGACTCCTCCCCCCTGCCTCTGTACTGCCCTGGTGGGGCTGATGGTGGTAAGTACTCGCCAGCACCAGCAGTGGGCAGTGCAGGCTTGTCTTATCACCTGAACCCCACCACCCTGaccatgctgcagcagcacaactACATCCCGTACTTCAGAG GCAGCGAAAGTGGTCGGAGCACCCCCAGCTTATCCACCTTTTCTGATGGCAAATCCCCCTCCTCTACATATGTGCCCGTTCCCCGCCACTTCCACATACCAG AGACTGTGGTCAAAGATAATATCTATAGAAAACCCCCCATCTACAGACAGCATG CATCTAGAACATCCTGGCAGGATGGGGAGGACAGTAAG AGGACCAGCTGGATGATCCTGAAGAGCGAAACAGACGGACACGCCGTGGCAGAAGAGGCGGACCCTCGTAAATCGACCTGCAGCCTGCCCACGGACGCTTCGCAGCCTC ATTTCCCCTACAGCAAGTCTGCGTCGTTGCCTGGATACGGTCGCAACGGCATCTACAAG GCTGCTGAGATGATGGAAGATGAAGTGGATGCAGACTCCCACAGTTGGGGAGGAACCAGAG AGTACAAG ATCTACCCCTACGAACTCCTGGCGGTCACACATCGGGTCAAAGTGAAGCTTCCCAGAGACGTGGATCGCACCAGGCTGGAG AGACACCTCTCTCCCGGAGACTTCCAGAAGGTTTTTGGCATGACCCTGGAACAGTTTGACCGCCTGGCGCTCTGGAAGAAGAATGACATGAAGAAGGCAGCGCGCCTGTTTTAG
- the ablim2 gene encoding actin-binding LIM protein 2 isoform X10: MPEEKVFQQQAVRGPLEQQKSKQGGGGGGICCQNCGKPCKGEALRVQNKHFHIKCFVCKVCGCELAQGGFFVRQGEYICTLDYQGLYGTRCFSCQDFIEGEVVSALGKTYHPRCFVCSSCKQPFPAGDRVTFNGKECVCQNCTQPLPANSPAPIQAVHNCCGCGKEFKNEQSLVALDKHWHLGCFKCRVCNKVLNAEYISKDGVPYCESDYHAMFGIQCESCQKYITGKVLEAGEKHYHPTCARCARCEQMFAEGEEMYLQGSSIWHPPCRQAAKLEEKSKATRTSSESITSVPASSASGSPSRVIYAKLGEEMLDYKDLAALPKTKAIYNIDRPDMLSYSPYISYASEERHYAEGDGEKSPRQRRPSSPSSNSSLGGYGRYTPSRSPQNYSQQGAFKYPPSGARDSSPLPLYCPGGADGGKYSPAPAVGSAGLSYHLNPTTLTMLQQHNYIPYFRGSESGRSTPSLSTFSDGKSPSSTYVPVPRHFHIPETVVKDNIYRKPPIYRQHASRTSWQDGEDSKRTSWMILKSETDGHAVAEEADPRKSTCSLPTDASQPHFPYSKSASLPGYGRNGIYKAAEMMEDEVDADSHSWGGTREYKIYPYELLAVTHRVKVKLPRDVDRTRLERHLSPGDFQKVFGMTLEQFDRLALWKKNDMKKAARLF, from the exons ATGCCTGAGGAGAAAG TGTTCCAGCAGCAGGCGGTCCGCGGgcctctggagcagcagaagtcCAAgcagggaggaggcggaggaggcaTCTGCTGTCAGAACTGCGGGAAACCCTGCAAAGGCGAGGCGCTGAGGGTCCAGAACAAACACTTCCACATCAAATGCTTCGTCTGCAAAG TTTGTGGATGTGAGCTGGCCCAGGGAGGCTTCTTCGTGCGTCAGGGTGAGTACATCTGCACTCTGGACTACCAGGGCTTGTATGGGACTCGCTGCTTCAGCTGCCAGGACTTCATCGAGGGGGAGGTGGTCTCGGCCCTGGGGAAGACCTACCACCCCCGCTGCTTCGTCTGTTCCTCCTGCAA ACAACCGTTTCCGGCTGGCGACCGAGTGACGTTCAACGGGAAGGAGTGCGTCTGCCAGAATTGCACCCAGCCGCTCCCAGCCAACAGCCCGGCGCCCATCCAGGCCGTGCACA ACTGCTGCGGCTGCGGGAAGGAGTTCAAGAACGAGcagtctctggtggccctggacAAGCACTGGCACCTGGGCTGCTTCAAGTGTCGGGTCTGCAACAAGGTGCTCAATGCCGAGTACATCAGCAA AGATGGAGTTCCGTACTGTGAATCGGACTACCACGCCATGTTTGGCATCCAGTGCGAGAGCTGTCAGAAGTACATCACTGGGAAGGTCCTGGAG GCTGGGGAGAAGCACTACCACCCGACGTGTGCCCGCTGTGCCCGCTGTGAGCAGATGTTTgcagaaggagaggaaatgtACCTTCAAG GATCGTCCATCTGGCATCCTCCATGCAGACAAGCAgccaagctggaggagaagagtaAG GCGACCCGGACTTCATCTGAGAGCATCACTTCAGTCCCGGCCTCCAGCGCCTCGGGCTCCCCCAGCAGAGTCATCTAC GCCAAACTGGGGGAGGAGATGCTGGACTACAAAGACCTGGCAGCGCTTCCGAAGACCAAGGCCATCTACAACATCGACAGACCCGACATGTTGTCATACTCGCCGTACATCAGCTACGCGTCAGAGGAGCGACACTACGCAGAG GGCGATGGGGAAAAATCCCCGCGTCAGCGGAGGCCGTCCAGCCCCAGTTCCAACAGCTCCCTGGGTGGCTACGGACGCTACACGCCCTCTCGTTCCCCTCAGAATTACAGTCAACAAG GTGCCTTTAAATACCCCCCCAGTGGGGCCAGGGACTCCTCCCCCCTGCCTCTGTACTGCCCTGGTGGGGCTGATGGTGGTAAGTACTCGCCAGCACCAGCAGTGGGCAGTGCAGGCTTGTCTTATCACCTGAACCCCACCACCCTGaccatgctgcagcagcacaactACATCCCGTACTTCAGAG GCAGCGAAAGTGGTCGGAGCACCCCCAGCTTATCCACCTTTTCTGATGGCAAATCCCCCTCCTCTACATATGTGCCCGTTCCCCGCCACTTCCACATACCAG AGACTGTGGTCAAAGATAATATCTATAGAAAACCCCCCATCTACAGACAGCATG CATCTAGAACATCCTGGCAGGATGGGGAGGACAGTAAG AGGACCAGCTGGATGATCCTGAAGAGCGAAACAGACGGACACGCCGTGGCAGAAGAGGCGGACCCTCGTAAATCGACCTGCAGCCTGCCCACGGACGCTTCGCAGCCTC ATTTCCCCTACAGCAAGTCTGCGTCGTTGCCTGGATACGGTCGCAACGGCATCTACAAG GCTGCTGAGATGATGGAAGATGAAGTGGATGCAGACTCCCACAGTTGGGGAGGAACCAGAG AGTACAAG ATCTACCCCTACGAACTCCTGGCGGTCACACATCGGGTCAAAGTGAAGCTTCCCAGAGACGTGGATCGCACCAGGCTGGAG AGACACCTCTCTCCCGGAGACTTCCAGAAGGTTTTTGGCATGACCCTGGAACAGTTTGACCGCCTGGCGCTCTGGAAGAAGAATGACATGAAGAAGGCAGCGCGCCTGTTTTAG
- the ablim2 gene encoding actin-binding LIM protein 2 isoform X16, whose protein sequence is MPEEKVFQQQAVRGPLEQQKSKQGGGGGGICCQNCGKPCKGEALRVQNKHFHIKCFVCKVCGCELAQGGFFVRQGEYICTLDYQGLYGTRCFSCQDFIEGEVVSALGKTYHPRCFVCSSCKQPFPAGDRVTFNGKECVCQNCTQPLPANSPAPIQAVHNCCGCGKEFKNEQSLVALDKHWHLGCFKCRVCNKVLNAEYISKDGVPYCESDYHAMFGIQCESCQKYITGKVLEAGEKHYHPTCARCARCEQMFAEGEEMYLQGSSIWHPPCRQAAKLEEKSKATRTSSESITSVPASSASGSPSRVIYAKLGEEMLDYKDLAALPKTKAIYNIDRPDMLSYSPYISYASEERHYAEGDGEKSPRQRRPSSPSSNSSLGGYGRYTPSRSPQNYSQQGSESGRSTPSLSTFSDGKSPSSTYVPVPRHFHIPETVVKDNIYRKPPIYRQHASRTSWQDGEDSKRTSWMILKSETDGHAVAEEADPRKSTCSLPTDASQPHFPYSKSASLPGYGRNGIYKAAEMMEDEVDADSHSWGGTREYKIYPYELLAVTHRVKVKLPRDVDRTRLERHLSPGDFQKVFGMTLEQFDRLALWKKNDMKKAARLF, encoded by the exons ATGCCTGAGGAGAAAG TGTTCCAGCAGCAGGCGGTCCGCGGgcctctggagcagcagaagtcCAAgcagggaggaggcggaggaggcaTCTGCTGTCAGAACTGCGGGAAACCCTGCAAAGGCGAGGCGCTGAGGGTCCAGAACAAACACTTCCACATCAAATGCTTCGTCTGCAAAG TTTGTGGATGTGAGCTGGCCCAGGGAGGCTTCTTCGTGCGTCAGGGTGAGTACATCTGCACTCTGGACTACCAGGGCTTGTATGGGACTCGCTGCTTCAGCTGCCAGGACTTCATCGAGGGGGAGGTGGTCTCGGCCCTGGGGAAGACCTACCACCCCCGCTGCTTCGTCTGTTCCTCCTGCAA ACAACCGTTTCCGGCTGGCGACCGAGTGACGTTCAACGGGAAGGAGTGCGTCTGCCAGAATTGCACCCAGCCGCTCCCAGCCAACAGCCCGGCGCCCATCCAGGCCGTGCACA ACTGCTGCGGCTGCGGGAAGGAGTTCAAGAACGAGcagtctctggtggccctggacAAGCACTGGCACCTGGGCTGCTTCAAGTGTCGGGTCTGCAACAAGGTGCTCAATGCCGAGTACATCAGCAA AGATGGAGTTCCGTACTGTGAATCGGACTACCACGCCATGTTTGGCATCCAGTGCGAGAGCTGTCAGAAGTACATCACTGGGAAGGTCCTGGAG GCTGGGGAGAAGCACTACCACCCGACGTGTGCCCGCTGTGCCCGCTGTGAGCAGATGTTTgcagaaggagaggaaatgtACCTTCAAG GATCGTCCATCTGGCATCCTCCATGCAGACAAGCAgccaagctggaggagaagagtaAG GCGACCCGGACTTCATCTGAGAGCATCACTTCAGTCCCGGCCTCCAGCGCCTCGGGCTCCCCCAGCAGAGTCATCTAC GCCAAACTGGGGGAGGAGATGCTGGACTACAAAGACCTGGCAGCGCTTCCGAAGACCAAGGCCATCTACAACATCGACAGACCCGACATGTTGTCATACTCGCCGTACATCAGCTACGCGTCAGAGGAGCGACACTACGCAGAG GGCGATGGGGAAAAATCCCCGCGTCAGCGGAGGCCGTCCAGCCCCAGTTCCAACAGCTCCCTGGGTGGCTACGGACGCTACACGCCCTCTCGTTCCCCTCAGAATTACAGTCAACAAG GCAGCGAAAGTGGTCGGAGCACCCCCAGCTTATCCACCTTTTCTGATGGCAAATCCCCCTCCTCTACATATGTGCCCGTTCCCCGCCACTTCCACATACCAG AGACTGTGGTCAAAGATAATATCTATAGAAAACCCCCCATCTACAGACAGCATG CATCTAGAACATCCTGGCAGGATGGGGAGGACAGTAAG AGGACCAGCTGGATGATCCTGAAGAGCGAAACAGACGGACACGCCGTGGCAGAAGAGGCGGACCCTCGTAAATCGACCTGCAGCCTGCCCACGGACGCTTCGCAGCCTC ATTTCCCCTACAGCAAGTCTGCGTCGTTGCCTGGATACGGTCGCAACGGCATCTACAAG GCTGCTGAGATGATGGAAGATGAAGTGGATGCAGACTCCCACAGTTGGGGAGGAACCAGAG AGTACAAG ATCTACCCCTACGAACTCCTGGCGGTCACACATCGGGTCAAAGTGAAGCTTCCCAGAGACGTGGATCGCACCAGGCTGGAG AGACACCTCTCTCCCGGAGACTTCCAGAAGGTTTTTGGCATGACCCTGGAACAGTTTGACCGCCTGGCGCTCTGGAAGAAGAATGACATGAAGAAGGCAGCGCGCCTGTTTTAG